Sequence from the Tripterygium wilfordii isolate XIE 37 chromosome 10, ASM1340144v1, whole genome shotgun sequence genome:
GATACTCTTCATCAGATGTGTGCCTTGATAGAACCTCTGCTAGTACTATACCAAGGGTCATCTCAAATCTTTGGGGCAACATTTCaaaatagtacttttctggATCCCTTAGGAACTCTGCGAATTCTTTTGTCCCTTCCATTGGAATGAATTTTCGACACAGTGAAGGACGATTTGGAGGGTAGCCAGAATGTGCATATTGCCCAAAATTCACAGAGGCATGAAGAGCTGATGCAATCCATATAATGGTTGTTAGAGCCTCTATGAGATTCTCCAGAGTTGTCATTTCACACCACCAGTTCTCATTGCACTTATCTCCATGTCCCTTGTTTCGAATTTCTGACCACCAGGCTTGGATTTCTAGATCATTCCTCACAGAATCTTCGTCTTTGTAAAAAATTGAGCAAAAATCGGTGACCCATGTCTTAATGGCCTGCCATATTTCAATGCCATCTAAACCATATGGGTAGTCTTGGAAGATAATCTGGGCCCCTGTTGGATTGCTTGGATCTTTGAAGGCCATACGCCTGAAATGTTAGTTCCATTAGTATGGAAACATAttttagtataaaatgttcATGTCATGTGGACCAACTATTATTGGAGTGTCTTTTAAGAGTTATTTTTCTTCCTCTATTCACTTAGCATAAATGCTGCAtgcatgctttttttttttgttttgtccatCAATGTGATACACATTCTCTATATTACAAAGCACATCTATGCATTTCCCAAGCATGTCCTGAAAATGCTTAGATTTGTCCAGTAAAACATGAGATCATATAAGATTTTACACGAGATACAGTAGTTTGCTGgaaatatttcttttattttagtttattgTTGATCAAAATTATTTTATGGTTTATTCAATGTCTAcatcttcatttttatttagcatggatGGTTTATGGGACTGCATTACTTCCATCTCCATTATTTTTTATCCTGAAACGAAATAAAGACATGTCAACTTTCTAAAGTATGGATAAGCGGGAATGAGATACCTTTTCAGAAGATCAGCTGGCAGAGCTTGTTCATCAAATCTCCACTCCTTGTAGAGCTCAGAAGACAACTCCATAGAGATTTCACCAGAAAATAATGTTTTCTCAAAAATTCCTCCAGATTTTATGAGGATAGTACGAGCCAATGCATTTATGTGCATAGTGTCTTTGAAATGAGGATCTAATAGCCGGTGGATTGGGTGCATAGCACTCAATTGCCTTCTGGTGGCAATAATGAATGGCTCGACTACTGCATGAGTATGCAACCTAGAAAATGCAGATATTAGACTTAGGGAATACAAAAGGATTGGCCATTGTTGAATAGAGAGACATATATGTTCCGTGAAAATGTTACAGCCCTAAGAAATTTTACTGTTGCTATGGAAATCTTAGCAAGGAATTGTATGAAAATTGATTTGACTCACCAGTGGCTTATCAGTTGATGGTAAACTGAGTCATTAGCTGCAACATGAGCTTTAGCTAGCTGCCACAATGCTGCTTCAGTGCCCGAACTTGCTGGAAGAAACACCCTAGTACTGATGTTCTCAGTGGTGTTTGGGGAGCCAGGCAAGCTTAATTCTATTGCTAGTGGCTTTAGAGAGGCGTCATTTCTTAGAAAGAAAAATGTCCGTGATGCATAAGCACAAACACCCTTTGAGTTTATTCTGCTAATAAAAGGCATGAGATAGTCATGGTGATCCAAGATGAATAACCTCCATTGGTTCATTACCTGTGATATATTTTCAGTTAAaagggaaataaaaaaaattactgtgGAAGTATATAGATTTCAATTATATAATCAGATCTTCGAAAACTAGTGGACAGTTGGTGTAAATATTTGCTAAGTTTTATTTTGATTTCGTGTATGAAATCCAAATTGCAGTGCAGGTGTTGATGGTTCCAACTATAAAAGTAGCCTTGTGTGATGCTGGGAGGGTAGGACTAAAGTTGTGTAGACATCTAAGCTACCTACCAACAGGGGTAGCAGAAGCATTATATATTGCTTTGACcttatcatcaccatcatcaaagTCTTAGTTCGAAAGTTTTATAAGGTCAGTTGCATAAATCTGTTAGAGAAATTAGTTTGGAATCCTCTACGTGAATTCTCCTTTGTCATTTGCACCAGTCTAAAACCATGCTCTCATGATCTTACATGTCCTTTTCTATTATTTCTATCCATATCATTTTGGCCTCTCTCTTCGCTTTTTTGTTTCTCCTATTTGAAGTTTCCCAACTTTTCACACCAGAGCACCAAAATGTCTAAGTTTTACTTGCCAGAACGATCTTAGACAATTTTCTATCATCTTAGCTTCAATTGAAGCTACCGATATCCTAGATCAAGAAGCCTTGTTCCTTAACTTGTCCCTCTTTGCTTCCACCATGCAACACAACATTTACATTTATGCCACACTCATCTATTGGACATTTTGTCTCTTAGCAGCCCAATATTTCACACTGTATATCTTTCATAGGCATATAACATACCTAAAGATTTTGCTGTTGGTGTTTCCTTTGGTCGCACAAGCCCACAGATGCGCTTTTCCACTTCAACTAACCAGCAATCTTGTGGGTAATGTCCTCCTTAATCTCATTTTCATTCTAAATTATTGACCTAGATATTTGaaaatccttttttttcctggtCCCTCTTTCTCCTGCTCAATGCACTTATGATTATACTCACCATGCTTTACACAGTGTGCTATATTTTATGAAACTTAGATGGTCAATGATGTGATTACCTCCTTAAGGGTCATGCCATCAAGGTTGTGCTCTATGTCTGATTGCCTTACTGAACTCATGACTCCATTTTTGCTTTGTGGTGGGAATTTCTGCAAGTGGCAGGATTGCAACATTTAGTTTGTGAAATTGTGTGACTGACTTAAGTTCAACATTACCATGAAGGTAAGTGATTGTACTATAGAATGTTATATGTAGCCAGTAGGAATAAGAAATATAACATCAGTTGAATAAGCTATTCTGTATATGAATACCTATTGAAGCATTTCTGAAATTCTTCTTACTAGCATTCTATTGCCATATAATTCAAAAAACATTCTAATGTCATAGTTCTTTTACTTGAAGTTTTACTTGGTGTGAGTTTCAATCACATGGAAAATGTACGGAGATTTATGGTGTTGTAGCCATACtagattattagttttcttgttAAGAAATAGTGTTAACTCTGTACTTTGTTTCTTAGCATGCAAGGATAGCTCATGATTTGGGCAGGTTAGTATCCATGGTGGGAAGAGATACCTCCATGCATCGTATTCTTGTTGGATTGACTCCAGCAAGCAGTTGGTGCCCAAACTCTTCGTCCTCCTTCCATGCAAATTCGTTCTCTGAAGAATTGAGGGGGCAAAAGTGTAATGACACGGAATTAAAACATATCAGTTAGAAGTGCTACGTTATAGAGATAACCCTATTGAGTGTTGTTTTAATTTAACTCGTCtctccaaaaaaagaaaagaaaaggaggttaaggcAGATTGTATTCTTCATCACCTGCCAGAATTTGAGGCAATGGGAATTCCATGGGTTTTTTTTCGCTTGCATGCACAATTTCTCTGAAAAGTTCATCTGGTACCAGtttctttaatttctctttCATCCACCCCTCCACTGTTTGGTTTCTGTTGCTAGAAAATAATCCCAGTATCTCATCAAATGATTCAAAACTGCTAGAATTTTGTTCTAGTGCTTTTGCCTCAGGAATAAGGAAGTGTACAGTCGATTGgattgaatttgatatgaactCTGATAGTTTCTTGGGGCTGAATCTCTCGTCTGGAGGGACATATATATCGAAATTGATGGTTTCTGGCTGGCTCTCTGTTGAAGAATCTGCATGGAAGTGATTGTGAGAAAATGAGTTGGTAGATATTGCTTTGTATTACCACCTTGAAACTTGGATGGACCGTAATAGGAAAGACAATATAGCAAGGATTGAGATTTCATCTTATCTGAAAAATATGAAATGAGAAAACGTAGGTACCTTGTTTGCAAGGAGGGCGACCAGTCCGTCCCCTACGAGGATATGGATGTGATTCAGTTCCACCCAGGACTGGTCTTATGTATCCTATTCCTTTATCAGGATTGCCAAGGTCATTGTAATAGTCATAATCATAGATTCGATCCCATTCCTTTCGCTCTCCAGTTCCATCTCCCCTCAAGCTTTTGAGTTCTTTCTCCCTCAACTCAACCAAGGCACTAGGTGTTTTGCTCGGAAGGTAGCTCTATGGCAGCAAAATTGTGTCTCATTGCATATCAAAGTAAAAATTTAAGGAAAGTATGTTTTGTAACTTACCGTGTTCGAGAAGAAAATACGATCTGCTTTTGTCTGTTTAAATGGGTACACCCAAGACCTGCAGTCAAAATGGATGGTCTGATTGTCAAAAACTTCCAGACTAGCAGATTTTAGGAAGAACTTGTGCTTATGTTGGTTTGTAATGAGAAGGGCTCCTGGAATTCCAAAATCTTGGTCGACATGGAATGCGATCTTGTATTTTGTGATTTTCATGCTGTCATGTTTGCTGCTTTTTCCATGTTTGAGGTATGCCTTTCTGCTCAACTTTCCTATGCCAGTATCTGTAAGATGCAATAGGAAGGAAAAATTTACGTGATATGTTCTACTGTAGTCTCGTCTGATCAAATAGATGACTGGCAATCGAAATAATTATACTCatgaaatttataaatatataaaatgtaaAGCCATTGCTGTCTTGGCTGTGTTACTAGAGGGGAAGTCGAAATAGGAGAGCACTCATCTTGAGGTGAGTTTACTACCTAGATGCTTTTAGACTatttttcaggaattgaacttaACCTCTATATTGCACCCCTACAAGTCTACCGCTGAGCACATATTATGGGTTTGGCCTTGTGAAAATCCTAGCCTTATGCCTTGTTGTATAAGGAGATATATTAGTTTCACTAAGGGAGCTGAAGGGGTAGGACTACGCAAACTGGGAAGCCTTTCGTTCCTcatgggaaaaaaaacacatgataaTTGATAATCTTTTGCTGTTTATCCAATGAAGAGAAGATGTTAGGCATTTGTGTTACCATTTATTTTCTGTCGAAAGTACTTACTTGGTTCAACTTTGGTGCTACTATAAATCTGAACAGATGCTGATTTTCCAGGCCCTGATTCTTTGGGACTTTGGATGATCACTATTTCTCCCTCGAAAATGCCTTTTTCAACCTGCTGTGGATGGGTGATGATGTTTTTCATTTCTCTTAAACATGCTTGCAGGCTGGTACATGGCTGCAGGTGTGCCATATTTGATTTTCTGTTTGTCTGTGGTGTAACTGCAGCTGGTGTTCCTTTGACTTTTTATGGTGTGTGGATGCTTTGGATATAATTACCTTGAGAGTGTAATATACGTTGGAGGGAGGATATGTGCCTATCTTTAGTTATTAGCTATGCATATGATTCGTGGTCGAGGAGTGTTGGCATTTGAATATTTAGTATGCACTAATGAAACATGTTACCCAGTGATAGAGTTGTAGAGGTGCAACTTAGAGAtaacatgttcaattcttagaATCTCCACGTATTTTGTGAGGGTACAATCTGTGTACATTTTGCACGTTCATGACCTTGCCCACTACGAGAATCTTGTGCCCACGTGTGGTTTGCCTTACTAATGGAACACCCAATTTGGGAGGAAAAGGATATGTGCTTATCTTTGATAATAGGCTATGCATCTGATTCATGTCCTACTCGTGAGgctacttgtttagctttttctcttttcatttttttcctcctGATGTGGGTCATGTTGGTATTCTTTTTACCCCATAATCATAGTTTCTACTTGGTATAAAGTATCTATTTCCTCTTCCTTGATGATGTGGGTCATGTTGGCATTCTTTTTACCCCAGAATCATATTTTCTACTTGGTAAAGTATGTAGGGTATTGATGGATTAGCCAAAAGATGCACAAACTTGGTGTTCTCAAAAGTATTCTGATACATTGAATGGTGTTTACATATCTATCTTGATTAGGTCCAATGGAATTTATATATGTTGGTTTTCATGTCACTGCTTCATTTCTGTGGTTAGGCCAACTTCAACTGGCAAGATCTTCAGGACATATAGTGTTGCAGTGTATTTTGCCAGAACTTTTTTTGCCCAGACAAATGTGACAAagttttagaagtctacttaatgtatttgatttctTTCTGTTCTGACATGAATAACATTATTTGAGTAGGCAATTTAAAGGTGGTATGTTTTCCTACATTCGAGTTAGCATTCAAAGTTTAGGGACCATTCTAGGTCTCATCCCCGTCCCGTCCCACCCTCATTCCACCCCATTTGTAACTGTCGATTTAAACACAGATCATGCAGTGTTAATACAACTAGTTAATTGGTCTATACATTAATATCCAATTTCCAGCTTATGGTACAAGAATGTTCTGAATCATGTTTGAaaactcacaaatgaatagatatagaagaaagcatgtacatatatttatattaaggAATAAGgtttataaaataatgaaagaGCAATGATGGCAAATTGATCGAAAATAATCTGTGTCTCATCCTAAAGAAAATAAAGCAAAGATGAACCAGAGGTGGTTGAGTTGATAATTGATTGTAAATTCTAAAATCTGCAATCACTTTGTTATCGTCGATCGAGGCCTATTACAACTCTGCAAAATCAAAGGAAGATTGATCGTCAAATTTGGACATCGATGTGGTGTTGGCCGAACAAGCTCCGATGGTCAAGTTAGTCAATGGTGGGAGATATTTAAGTGAAAAAAGTGAAtggcttttagagagagatatataaatgaggaggggtcctcctctatttatagtgttagagATCAAGTGGTCAGCACGTGTTATCGTACGGACGAGCTTCTTCGTTGGGTCGTGATTGGGCATATGGCCCAATCTGGGACTCATTTGGCACCTAAAGCCTTGGGCCTTGGATGTCTGGTTTTGCACCAATTCTAACCTTGAACTTGGGCCAGTGATACCTTCG
This genomic interval carries:
- the LOC120007789 gene encoding linoleate 9S-lipoxygenase A-like isoform X1 codes for the protein MAHLQPCTSLQACLREMKNIITHPQQVEKGIFEGEIVIIQSPKESGPGKSASVQIYSSTKVEPNTGIGKLSRKAYLKHGKSSKHDSMKITKYKIAFHVDQDFGIPGALLITNQHKHKFFLKSASLEVFDNQTIHFDCRSWVYPFKQTKADRIFFSNTSYLPSKTPSALVELREKELKSLRGDGTGERKEWDRIYDYDYYNDLGNPDKGIGYIRPVLGGTESHPYPRRGRTGRPPCKQDSSTESQPETINFDIYVPPDERFSPKKLSEFISNSIQSTVHFLIPEAKALEQNSSSFESFDEILGLFSSNRNQTVEGWMKEKLKKLVPDELFREIVHASEKKPMEFPLPQILAENEFAWKEDEEFGHQLLAGVNPTRIRCMEKFPPQSKNGVMSSVRQSDIEHNLDGMTLKEVMNQWRLFILDHHDYLMPFISRINSKGVCAYASRTFFFLRNDASLKPLAIELSLPGSPNTTENISTRVFLPASSGTEAALWQLAKAHVAANDSVYHQLISHWLHTHAVVEPFIIATRRQLSAMHPIHRLLDPHFKDTMHINALARTILIKSGGIFEKTLFSGEISMELSSELYKEWRFDEQALPADLLKRRMAFKDPSNPTGAQIIFQDYPYGLDGIEIWQAIKTWVTDFCSIFYKDEDSVRNDLEIQAWWSEIRNKGHGDKCNENWWCEMTTLENLIEALTTIIWIASALHASVNFGQYAHSGYPPNRPSLCRKFIPMEGTKEFAEFLRDPEKYYFEMLPQRFEMTLGIVLAEVLSRHTSDEEYLGQRPSSEWTDNKEVQEKFQNFNANLQEIEKKIRETNRSQQLRNRWGPAKIPYKFLYPDTSDVRSKGGLTGQGIPNSIST
- the LOC120007789 gene encoding probable linoleate 9S-lipoxygenase 7 isoform X2 codes for the protein MAHLQPCTSLQACLREMKNIITHPQQVEKGIFEGEIVIIQSPKESGPGKSASVQIYSSTKVEPNTGIGKLSRKAYLKHGKSSKHDSMKITKYKIAFHVDQDFGIPGALLITNQHKHKFFLKSASLEVFDNQTIHFDCRSWVYPFKQTKADRIFFSNTSYLPSKTPSALVELREKELKSLRGDGTGERKEWDRIYDYDYYNDLGNPDKGIGYIRPVLGGTESHPYPRRGRTGRPPCKQDSSTESQPETINFDIYVPPDERFSPKKLSEFISNSIQSTVHFLIPEAKALEQNSSSFESFDEILGLFSSNRNQTVEGWMKEKLKKLVPDELFREIVHASEKKPMEFPLPQILAENEFAWKEDEEFGHQLLAGVNPTRIRCMEVMNQWRLFILDHHDYLMPFISRINSKGVCAYASRTFFFLRNDASLKPLAIELSLPGSPNTTENISTRVFLPASSGTEAALWQLAKAHVAANDSVYHQLISHWLHTHAVVEPFIIATRRQLSAMHPIHRLLDPHFKDTMHINALARTILIKSGGIFEKTLFSGEISMELSSELYKEWRFDEQALPADLLKRRMAFKDPSNPTGAQIIFQDYPYGLDGIEIWQAIKTWVTDFCSIFYKDEDSVRNDLEIQAWWSEIRNKGHGDKCNENWWCEMTTLENLIEALTTIIWIASALHASVNFGQYAHSGYPPNRPSLCRKFIPMEGTKEFAEFLRDPEKYYFEMLPQRFEMTLGIVLAEVLSRHTSDEEYLGQRPSSEWTDNKEVQEKFQNFNANLQEIEKKIRETNRSQQLRNRWGPAKIPYKFLYPDTSDVRSKGGLTGQGIPNSIST